A single Dehalococcoidia bacterium DNA region contains:
- a CDS encoding histidine phosphatase family protein, giving the protein MLTLYLIRHGQTYCSRENRFCGSVDVPLNEHGLAMAQALADAFAGEHWQAIYASPLQRARQTAEPLAKRLGMTVQIEPGLREIAYGAWDGHLEAEIEQLHPREFAAWSEDPGRVAPPGGETAPQIAERALAALDDIRARHADGQVLAVAHKATIRILVCALLGIDVGLFRKRIAQEVGAATVFEFKSSGPLLKTLNDLSHLPPELRHAEGT; this is encoded by the coding sequence ATGCTCACCCTGTACCTGATCCGCCACGGCCAGACCTATTGCAGCCGCGAGAACCGCTTCTGCGGCAGCGTGGATGTGCCGCTGAACGAGCACGGCCTGGCGATGGCCCAGGCGCTGGCCGACGCCTTCGCCGGCGAGCACTGGCAGGCGATCTACGCCAGCCCGCTGCAGCGCGCCCGCCAAACCGCGGAGCCGCTGGCCAAGCGCCTGGGCATGACCGTGCAGATCGAGCCGGGTCTGCGCGAGATCGCCTACGGCGCCTGGGACGGGCATCTCGAAGCGGAGATCGAGCAGTTGCACCCGCGGGAGTTCGCCGCCTGGTCCGAGGATCCCGGCCGCGTCGCCCCGCCGGGCGGCGAGACGGCGCCGCAGATCGCGGAGCGGGCGTTGGCCGCGCTGGACGACATCCGCGCCCGCCACGCGGACGGGCAGGTGCTGGCCGTGGCGCACAAGGCGACGATCCGCATTCTCGTCTGCGCCCTGCTGGGCATCGACGTGGGCCTGTTCCGCAAGCGCATCGCGCAGGAGGTCGGCGCGGCCACGGTCTTCGAGTTTAAGAGCAGCGGCCCGCTGCTGAAGACGCTGAACGACCTCTCGCACCTGCCCCCCGAGCTGCGCCACGCCGAGGGCACGTGA
- a CDS encoding GNAT family N-acetyltransferase, translated as MTLAQASPPVRAPSLAVRLAALAEQAPLARTLARAFDQDPMINWLLRQDAGRARAFRRFFNIAIGRMAQPHNLVFTTASLDGAALWLPPGKWRMGLWRQLQLLPAMASSVGYRRVPGVMAGISAFDQQHPREAHYYLFLLGVEPACQGKGVGSALLGPVLARCDAEGMPAYLETANPRNLPLYERHGFRVQREFTVPRGGPLNWLMWREARV; from the coding sequence ATGACGCTCGCCCAGGCATCGCCCCCGGTTCGTGCGCCCTCGCTGGCCGTGCGCCTCGCGGCGCTGGCCGAGCAGGCGCCACTGGCGCGCACGCTCGCCCGCGCCTTCGACCAGGACCCGATGATCAACTGGCTGCTGCGGCAGGACGCCGGCCGCGCCCGCGCCTTCCGCCGCTTCTTCAACATCGCCATCGGGCGCATGGCGCAGCCGCACAACCTCGTGTTCACTACCGCCAGCCTGGACGGCGCTGCGCTCTGGCTGCCGCCGGGCAAGTGGCGGATGGGGCTCTGGCGGCAACTGCAACTGCTGCCGGCAATGGCGAGCAGCGTCGGCTACCGGCGCGTGCCCGGCGTAATGGCCGGCATCAGCGCCTTCGACCAGCAGCACCCGCGCGAGGCGCACTACTATCTCTTCCTGCTGGGCGTCGAGCCGGCCTGCCAGGGAAAGGGCGTGGGCAGCGCCCTGCTGGGGCCGGTGCTGGCGCGCTGCGACGCGGAGGGGATGCCCGCCTATTTGGAGACGGCGAACCCGCGCAACCTGCCGCTCTACGAGCGCCACGGCTTCCGCGTGCAGCGCGAGTTCACGGTGCCGCGCGGCGGCCCGCTCAACTGGCTGATGTGGCGGGAGGCGAGGGTTTAG
- a CDS encoding RidA family protein gives MAIERIDPAELSAPGGPYVHLTKAGNLVFVAGTVAFGKDDRVVGVGDVTAQARQTLENLGACLRAAGADFSDVAKVTVFVRNMADRARIAAVRREYFKDANPASTLVEVSALAHPDLLLEIEAIAVLPG, from the coding sequence ATGGCGATCGAGCGCATCGATCCGGCGGAGCTTTCGGCGCCGGGCGGGCCGTACGTGCACCTGACGAAGGCGGGCAACCTCGTCTTTGTCGCCGGCACGGTGGCCTTCGGCAAGGACGACCGCGTCGTCGGCGTGGGCGATGTGACGGCGCAGGCGCGGCAGACGCTGGAAAACCTCGGCGCCTGCCTGCGCGCCGCCGGCGCGGACTTCAGCGACGTGGCGAAGGTAACGGTCTTCGTGCGCAACATGGCCGACCGCGCCAGGATCGCCGCCGTGCGCCGCGAGTACTTCAAGGACGCCAATCCGGCCAGCACGCTGGTCGAGGTCTCCGCGCTCGCCCACCCCGACCTGCTGCTGGAGATCGAGGCGATCGCCGTGCTGCCGGGCTAG